From a single Labrenzia sp. PHM005 genomic region:
- a CDS encoding ABC transporter permease subunit — MSGPVPPPRKRSLGSRVLIAVPYLWLLIFFLAPFLIVFKISLSQVAIAIPPYFPTFDLAEGLQGIWENAAEFSFENYVWLTEDALYWKSYVSSVVIAAVSTVLTLLIGYPIAYGMARSPQSWRPTLLMLVILPFWTSFLIRVYAWIGILKNEGLLNQFLMMLGLIDEPLVILNTNIAVYIGIVYSYLPFLVLPLYASLERLDGSLLEAAEDLGCPPWQAFWKITVPLSLPGIIAGCFLVFIPAVGEFVIPDLLGGSDTLMIGKTLWVEFFSNRDWPVSSAVAVILLMILVIPIVLFQNQQQKMAEKDG, encoded by the coding sequence ATGAGCGGACCGGTTCCTCCCCCACGCAAACGCTCGCTCGGCAGCCGGGTTCTGATTGCAGTTCCTTATCTTTGGTTGCTGATTTTCTTTTTGGCGCCGTTTCTGATCGTTTTCAAAATCTCGTTGTCGCAGGTGGCGATTGCCATCCCACCCTATTTCCCAACATTTGATCTGGCTGAAGGCCTTCAGGGGATTTGGGAAAACGCCGCCGAGTTTTCCTTTGAAAATTATGTTTGGCTGACCGAGGACGCTTTGTATTGGAAGTCCTATGTGTCGTCAGTGGTGATCGCGGCTGTGTCTACCGTTCTGACGCTGTTGATCGGTTACCCGATTGCCTATGGTATGGCGCGCAGTCCACAATCCTGGCGGCCGACGCTGCTCATGCTGGTGATCCTGCCGTTCTGGACCAGTTTTCTGATCCGGGTCTATGCCTGGATTGGCATCTTAAAGAATGAGGGGCTGCTCAACCAGTTCCTGATGATGCTTGGTTTGATCGATGAACCGCTGGTGATCCTCAACACCAACATCGCGGTTTATATCGGTATCGTTTACTCCTATCTGCCGTTCCTTGTTCTACCGCTGTATGCGAGCCTTGAAAGACTGGATGGCAGCCTGTTGGAAGCCGCTGAAGATCTGGGCTGTCCACCCTGGCAGGCGTTCTGGAAAATCACGGTGCCTTTGTCGCTTCCGGGGATTATTGCAGGCTGTTTCCTGGTGTTCATTCCAGCTGTCGGTGAGTTCGTGATTCCGGATCTTCTCGGTGGGTCAGACACGCTGATGATTGGCAAGACGCTCTGGGTCGAGTTCTTCTCCAACCGGGATTGGCCGGTGTCCTCGGCGGTCGCTGTGATCTTGCTGATGATCCTGGTGATCCCGATCGTTCTTTTCCAGAATCAGCAACAGAAAATGGCGGAGAAGGACGGATGA
- a CDS encoding ABC transporter ATP-binding protein — MAKKTIGPVRRDFVPWENPDHAPFIEFRNVTKRFGSFTAVNDLSLKIYEKEFFALLGGSGCGKTTLMRMLAGFETPTSGQIFLDGQDLAGIPPHRRPSNMMFQSYALFPHMSVEKNIAFGLKQDNLPKDEIEGRVAEMLRLTKLEPFAKRKPHQLSGGQRQRVALARSLAKRPKVLLLDEPLGALDRKLREETQFELMALQEELAMTFLIVTHDQEEAMTVADRIAVMDHGELVQVATPAEIYEAPNSKFVADFIGDVNLIEAKVVEANENGSRLKAVIGDFLIETDQSSKASAGDTVWYAIRPEKVRVAKGKTEPGSVNAITGPVWDIAYLGDVSIFHAKIGAGDHDILRSTVANVSRLVENPITWDDDVILSFDRDAGVILER; from the coding sequence TTGGCTAAAAAAACGATCGGGCCGGTGCGGCGGGATTTTGTTCCCTGGGAAAACCCCGACCATGCGCCGTTCATCGAATTCCGCAATGTGACGAAACGGTTTGGTTCTTTTACCGCGGTCAATGATCTGTCTCTGAAAATCTATGAGAAAGAGTTTTTTGCGCTGCTCGGCGGATCCGGGTGCGGAAAAACAACATTGATGCGGATGCTTGCCGGCTTTGAAACGCCAACGTCGGGGCAGATATTTCTCGACGGGCAGGACCTTGCTGGTATTCCGCCGCACCGCCGCCCCTCCAACATGATGTTTCAGTCTTATGCGCTCTTCCCGCATATGTCGGTGGAAAAGAATATCGCGTTTGGATTGAAACAGGACAATTTGCCCAAGGACGAGATTGAGGGACGGGTCGCGGAAATGCTCCGCCTGACCAAACTTGAACCTTTTGCAAAGCGTAAGCCGCACCAGCTCTCTGGCGGTCAGCGGCAGCGGGTCGCTTTGGCCCGATCGCTCGCCAAACGTCCAAAGGTGCTTTTGCTCGATGAACCTTTGGGGGCGCTCGACCGGAAGCTGCGGGAAGAAACCCAGTTCGAATTGATGGCCTTGCAGGAAGAACTGGCGATGACCTTCCTGATCGTGACGCACGATCAGGAAGAAGCCATGACAGTTGCCGACCGGATCGCGGTGATGGATCACGGCGAACTGGTTCAGGTTGCGACACCCGCAGAAATCTATGAGGCGCCGAATTCGAAATTTGTCGCTGATTTCATTGGTGACGTAAATCTGATCGAGGCGAAGGTCGTTGAGGCCAACGAAAATGGTTCGCGGCTGAAAGCAGTCATCGGGGATTTTTTGATCGAAACCGATCAATCCAGCAAAGCAAGCGCCGGAGACACAGTTTGGTATGCAATCCGCCCGGAAAAAGTCCGGGTCGCAAAAGGCAAAACCGAACCTGGAAGCGTCAATGCAATCACCGGTCCTGTTTGGGACATCGCCTATCTCGGCGACGTTTCGATTTTTCACGCGAAAATCGGAGCTGGAGACCACGACATCCTGCGCTCCACTGTCGCCAACGTCTCACGCCTGGTCGAAAATCCGATTACTTGGGATGACGACGTCATATTGTCATTCGACCGGGACGCCGGCGTGATTTTGGAAAGATAG
- a CDS encoding polyamine ABC transporter substrate-binding protein: MKLKNMLIAVTSLSILSGGAMAQDRTVNVFNWSDYIDESILEDFTKETGIKVVYDVFDSNEVLETKLLAGGTGYDVVVPTGSFLSRQIQAGVFSKLDRSKLSNLSNMWKDIEARVEKYDPGNAYSINYMWGTTGIGYNVEKVKAALGDNAPVDSWDLLFKTENLEKLKDCGVFMLDAPAEMVPAALKYLGIDPDSKDRGDIEKAGELLKSIRPYIQKYHSSEYINALANGDICLAVGWSGDVLQARDRAAEADNGVTVEYSIPKEGAQMWFDQMAIPADAPNMDEAHEFLNYIMRPDVMAKASNYVYYANGNKASQELLNDDVIGDPAIYPSEEAVANLYTVTAYPPKAQRILTRTWTAVKSGQ; this comes from the coding sequence ATGAAACTGAAAAACATGCTCATTGCCGTGACCTCGCTCAGCATTCTGAGCGGCGGGGCCATGGCTCAAGACCGGACAGTGAATGTCTTCAACTGGTCTGATTATATCGATGAATCCATTCTGGAGGATTTCACCAAGGAAACCGGGATCAAAGTCGTCTACGACGTCTTTGACTCTAACGAGGTTCTGGAAACCAAACTCTTGGCTGGCGGCACCGGTTATGACGTGGTTGTTCCGACGGGGTCTTTCTTATCCCGTCAGATCCAGGCTGGTGTGTTCTCCAAATTGGACCGCTCCAAGCTTTCGAACCTTTCCAACATGTGGAAGGACATTGAAGCACGGGTCGAGAAATACGATCCTGGCAATGCCTATTCGATCAACTACATGTGGGGCACCACCGGCATTGGCTACAATGTTGAAAAAGTGAAAGCCGCACTCGGTGATAACGCGCCAGTCGACAGCTGGGATCTTCTTTTCAAAACGGAAAACCTGGAAAAACTGAAAGACTGCGGTGTCTTCATGCTGGACGCGCCGGCTGAAATGGTGCCGGCGGCGCTGAAGTATCTCGGCATTGATCCGGACAGCAAGGACCGCGGTGATATTGAAAAAGCGGGCGAGCTTTTGAAGTCGATCCGCCCCTATATTCAGAAATATCATTCATCAGAATACATCAACGCGCTGGCCAATGGTGACATCTGCCTGGCTGTCGGCTGGTCCGGCGATGTCTTGCAGGCCCGTGACCGGGCTGCGGAAGCCGACAATGGTGTGACCGTGGAATACTCCATTCCAAAAGAAGGCGCACAGATGTGGTTCGACCAGATGGCGATCCCGGCGGACGCGCCGAACATGGATGAGGCGCATGAGTTCCTCAACTACATCATGCGGCCGGACGTCATGGCGAAGGCATCGAACTATGTCTACTACGCCAACGGCAACAAAGCCTCGCAAGAGCTTCTGAACGACGATGTGATTGGCGATCCGGCCATCTATCCGTCCGAAGAAGCTGTTGCGAACTTGTACACTGTGACGGCCTATCCGCCGAAAGCGCAGCGCATCTTGACCCGCACCTGGACCGCCGTGAAGAGCGGCCAATAA
- a CDS encoding glutamine synthetase family protein, with the protein MNELPHQILEHPADPGWKSAFEAFLEEHSDLDTLEVVLPDTNGVLRGKWLPGKALAKVFEGGVAFPYSLFGLDVWGREVEATGMHLETGDKDGVCWPIPETLKLVPWTERKTAQVLLSMYDRDGEPFPADPRHVLENTVLQMKQEFGVSATCAFELEFYLFEESDGDWTEQPKPLFSTHLGPARQNMYALSDLEALLPVVDDLRKACEAQGIPADAAVSEAAPGQFELNLHHRRDPLLAADDVVLLRRLVAGVARKHELKASFMAKPFVEWPGNGMHVHVSMEDDNGNLFADPDEGPARLGYAINGLLKTMPEALLLFISTFNGFRRMQPGSYAPASICWGYDNRSVALRVPASSPEAARVEHRIAGADANPYLVLTGILSGMMEGLRLKKDPPAPVTGNAYEKRKKRLTPWMDEAIDAFEASKLMKRAVGAEMHKVLTEIKREELNEFGREISSLERQTYL; encoded by the coding sequence ATGAACGAACTTCCGCACCAGATACTGGAACATCCGGCAGATCCCGGTTGGAAGTCGGCCTTCGAAGCCTTTCTGGAAGAGCATTCCGACCTGGACACCCTGGAAGTTGTCCTGCCGGACACAAACGGAGTTCTGCGTGGCAAATGGTTGCCTGGCAAAGCGCTGGCAAAGGTGTTTGAAGGCGGCGTTGCCTTTCCCTATTCGCTCTTCGGCCTGGATGTCTGGGGCCGGGAGGTGGAAGCCACCGGCATGCACCTGGAAACCGGTGACAAGGACGGTGTGTGCTGGCCAATCCCGGAAACTTTAAAACTGGTTCCCTGGACTGAGCGTAAAACGGCTCAGGTGCTGCTTTCCATGTATGATCGGGATGGCGAACCGTTTCCGGCTGATCCGCGTCATGTACTTGAAAACACCGTCTTGCAAATGAAGCAGGAATTTGGCGTTTCAGCCACATGTGCCTTTGAGTTGGAATTCTATCTGTTTGAGGAAAGCGACGGCGACTGGACGGAGCAGCCCAAACCGTTGTTCTCAACCCATCTGGGCCCGGCGCGGCAAAACATGTACGCGTTGTCGGACCTGGAAGCGTTGCTGCCAGTGGTCGACGATTTGCGTAAGGCCTGTGAAGCGCAAGGGATACCAGCTGATGCCGCTGTATCAGAAGCAGCTCCCGGCCAGTTCGAGCTGAACCTGCACCATCGCCGTGATCCGCTACTTGCTGCCGATGATGTGGTGCTTCTGCGCCGGCTTGTTGCTGGGGTTGCCCGAAAGCATGAACTGAAAGCCTCTTTTATGGCCAAACCGTTTGTGGAATGGCCAGGCAATGGCATGCATGTTCATGTCTCTATGGAAGATGACAACGGCAATCTGTTTGCCGACCCGGATGAAGGCCCAGCCCGCCTTGGCTACGCCATAAATGGTTTGCTGAAGACGATGCCGGAAGCACTCCTTCTCTTCATTTCGACCTTCAACGGTTTCCGCCGCATGCAGCCGGGGTCTTATGCCCCGGCATCGATTTGCTGGGGTTATGACAACCGTTCGGTCGCACTGCGGGTACCGGCATCTTCTCCAGAAGCTGCACGAGTGGAACACCGGATCGCTGGTGCAGACGCCAATCCGTATCTGGTTCTCACCGGGATCCTGTCCGGGATGATGGAGGGGCTACGATTAAAGAAAGATCCGCCGGCGCCTGTGACCGGAAATGCATATGAAAAACGGAAAAAGCGGCTGACTCCCTGGATGGATGAGGCCATCGATGCATTTGAAGCGTCAAAACTAATGAAGCGGGCCGTCGGCGCAGAAATGCATAAAGTTCTGACAGAGATAAAGCGGGAAGAGTTGAACGAATTCGGGCGGGAAATCTCGTCCTTGGAGCGGCAAACCTATCTGTGA
- a CDS encoding GntR family transcriptional regulator, with protein MSADLAKDTPTPPTSPRGAARGLVEAAVRTGLLTGRFIPGKAVTLRGLAADLGVSPMPVREVLQRLAAENALEVKANGRVQVPDMTPARFDEVLKARLLLEPELAERALPFLKSKNIRDLQKIDDDIDACLISGDAESYMRLNHAFHFQIYQASASQVLLPLVDSLWLQFAPFMRTVYGRVGTASLEDRHKEAIEAMKTQDAAALKAAISADIEDGMGLMGKAILDAAGPA; from the coding sequence TTGTCCGCAGACTTGGCAAAAGACACTCCCACACCCCCGACGTCCCCACGCGGCGCGGCACGCGGTCTTGTAGAGGCTGCCGTTCGCACCGGTCTTTTGACCGGCCGCTTCATCCCGGGCAAGGCTGTGACATTGCGGGGTCTTGCTGCTGATCTTGGTGTCAGCCCGATGCCGGTTCGCGAGGTTTTGCAACGGCTGGCAGCCGAAAACGCCCTTGAAGTCAAAGCCAACGGACGGGTGCAAGTACCGGATATGACACCGGCCCGATTTGATGAAGTTCTGAAAGCCCGCCTGCTCCTAGAACCCGAACTGGCCGAACGCGCACTCCCCTTCTTGAAAAGCAAAAACATCAGAGACCTTCAGAAAATCGATGATGATATCGATGCGTGCCTGATTTCAGGGGATGCGGAATCTTACATGCGGCTCAACCACGCTTTTCATTTCCAGATCTACCAAGCGTCCGCGTCACAGGTGTTGCTTCCTTTGGTAGACAGTCTATGGCTGCAATTCGCGCCCTTTATGCGCACCGTCTACGGCCGGGTTGGGACGGCGAGCCTGGAAGACCGGCACAAAGAAGCAATTGAAGCAATGAAGACGCAGGACGCCGCGGCTCTTAAAGCGGCAATCTCGGCCGATATCGAGGACGGTATGGGTTTAATGGGAAAAGCGATACTGGATGCTGCAGGCCCCGCTTGA
- a CDS encoding glutamine synthetase family protein: MPNRRSQPVTDEKSESETLDPLSNLRGVKDVDTARDWLKVRNIEDIECIVPDLAGVARGKMMPTEKFFSGPVMTMPASIFAQTISGDYPEDDDRFQHNPIDGDLFFRADYSTLTSVPWESDPTAQLIHDAYTREGAPVETAPRNVLKRILKLYDDKGWKPVVAPEIEFYLVRPNTDPDDPLEPPTGRSGRPEVGRQSYSISALNEFDDLIDDIYDLSEKQGLEIDTLIHEEGAAQMEINLRHGEPLALADQVFLFKRTIREAALRHGMYATFMSKPMSNQPGSAMHIHQSVLDKNTGQNIFAGDNGMETEAFLSFIAGHQTYLPLVTPIMAPFVNSYRRFSKTSTSPVNVYWGYDNRTVGLRVPHSSPDARRLENRIPGSDANPYLAIAASLACGYLGIVKGIKPDAPRMDDCTELAKSLPRGLPEALTKFENSDDMVEVFGEKFVATYRAIKYEEFETFMSVISPWEREYLLLNV, encoded by the coding sequence ATCCCCAACCGCCGGAGCCAACCCGTGACGGATGAAAAATCAGAATCTGAAACTCTCGATCCTTTGTCGAACCTGCGCGGCGTAAAAGACGTCGATACCGCTCGAGACTGGCTGAAGGTCAGAAACATTGAGGATATCGAGTGCATCGTTCCGGACCTGGCGGGCGTGGCGCGCGGCAAAATGATGCCGACCGAGAAATTCTTCTCCGGCCCTGTCATGACCATGCCAGCCTCGATCTTCGCGCAGACGATTTCCGGTGACTATCCGGAAGACGACGACCGCTTCCAGCACAATCCTATCGACGGCGACCTCTTCTTCCGCGCTGACTACAGCACGCTGACATCCGTTCCTTGGGAAAGTGATCCGACAGCGCAGCTTATTCACGATGCCTACACACGCGAAGGTGCCCCAGTTGAAACCGCACCGCGGAACGTCCTTAAGCGCATCTTGAAACTCTATGACGACAAGGGCTGGAAGCCGGTCGTCGCGCCGGAAATTGAGTTTTATCTGGTCCGCCCGAACACCGACCCGGATGATCCGTTAGAGCCGCCGACAGGACGGTCCGGGCGGCCGGAAGTTGGCCGGCAGTCTTATTCCATTTCGGCTCTCAATGAATTCGACGATCTTATCGACGACATCTATGACCTGTCGGAAAAGCAGGGTCTGGAAATCGACACCTTGATCCACGAAGAAGGTGCCGCGCAGATGGAAATCAATCTGCGCCACGGCGAACCGCTTGCGCTGGCCGATCAGGTTTTCTTGTTCAAACGCACGATCCGCGAAGCTGCCTTGCGCCACGGCATGTATGCCACGTTCATGTCCAAACCGATGTCGAACCAGCCCGGTTCTGCCATGCACATCCACCAGTCTGTGCTCGACAAAAACACCGGTCAGAACATTTTTGCGGGCGACAACGGAATGGAGACGGAAGCCTTCCTGTCCTTCATTGCCGGCCACCAGACCTATCTGCCGCTGGTCACGCCGATCATGGCGCCCTTTGTGAACTCTTACCGGCGGTTTTCGAAAACCTCGACCTCTCCGGTGAATGTCTATTGGGGGTATGATAACCGGACCGTCGGTTTGCGTGTCCCGCACTCCAGCCCGGATGCCCGGCGCCTGGAAAACCGGATCCCCGGCTCCGACGCCAATCCATATCTGGCCATCGCGGCGTCCCTGGCGTGTGGTTATCTCGGCATCGTAAAAGGCATTAAGCCTGATGCGCCGCGCATGGACGATTGCACGGAATTGGCAAAATCGCTGCCACGTGGCCTGCCGGAAGCACTCACCAAATTCGAAAACTCCGATGACATGGTCGAAGTATTTGGCGAAAAGTTCGTCGCCACTTACCGGGCCATCAAATACGAAGAGTTCGAAACCTTCATGTCGGTAATCAGCCCTTGGGAGCGGGAATACCTCCTGCTCAACGTCTGA
- a CDS encoding aspartate aminotransferase family protein, whose product MTAHSNIYPTKALQELDAAHHWHPFSDMKSLNAEGSRIITSANGVWLQDSDGKQILDGMAGLWCVQVGHGRSEITEAVTKQMNELAYYNTFFKTTHPPAIALSEKLAKLAPDHINTVFYCSSGSEANDTVFRMVRTYWDKMGKADKKVIIGRWNGYHGSTLAGTSLGGMKAMHAQGDLPVSGVHHIDQPYWFGEGQDMNPDEFGIHIARKLEQAIDEIGEDKVAAFIAEPIQGAGGVIIPPDTYWPEIKRILDERDILFVSDEVICGFGRLGEWFGSTFYGMKPDLMPIAKGLTSGYLPMGGVMVSDRVAEGLMNAGDDFNHGYTYSGHPVCAAAALANLEIIEREGLVDRVKNDIGPYLKERWLKLVEHELVGEARMTGLVGALELVPDKNNLTKKFSDVGVPGNLCRDISFEHGMVMRAVRDSMIISPPLVLSHEEADHLVATAEKTLNDTYRILKRDGWLS is encoded by the coding sequence ATGACGGCCCATTCCAACATCTACCCGACCAAGGCCCTTCAGGAACTGGACGCGGCCCATCACTGGCACCCGTTTTCCGACATGAAGTCTTTGAACGCGGAAGGCAGCCGGATCATCACCAGCGCGAATGGCGTCTGGCTGCAAGATTCGGACGGCAAACAAATCCTGGATGGCATGGCGGGTCTTTGGTGTGTCCAGGTGGGCCATGGCCGCTCGGAAATCACCGAAGCGGTTACCAAGCAGATGAACGAGTTGGCCTATTACAACACGTTCTTCAAGACGACCCACCCGCCGGCCATCGCGCTTTCTGAAAAGCTGGCAAAGCTTGCACCAGATCACATCAACACGGTGTTTTATTGCTCGTCCGGCTCGGAAGCCAACGACACGGTCTTCCGGATGGTCCGTACCTATTGGGACAAGATGGGCAAGGCGGACAAAAAGGTGATCATCGGCCGCTGGAACGGCTATCACGGCTCCACCCTGGCCGGTACCAGCCTTGGCGGCATGAAGGCCATGCATGCGCAAGGCGATTTGCCGGTATCCGGTGTTCATCACATCGATCAGCCCTACTGGTTCGGTGAAGGTCAGGATATGAACCCGGATGAGTTCGGTATTCACATCGCCCGCAAGCTGGAACAGGCCATTGATGAAATCGGCGAAGACAAGGTTGCCGCCTTTATTGCCGAACCGATCCAAGGCGCCGGTGGTGTTATCATCCCGCCCGACACCTACTGGCCGGAAATCAAACGCATTTTGGATGAACGCGATATCCTGTTTGTCTCTGACGAAGTCATTTGCGGTTTTGGCCGTTTGGGTGAATGGTTCGGTTCCACCTTCTACGGCATGAAACCGGACCTGATGCCGATCGCCAAAGGCCTGACCTCAGGCTATCTGCCGATGGGCGGTGTCATGGTGTCTGACAGGGTCGCCGAAGGTTTGATGAACGCCGGGGACGATTTCAACCATGGCTACACCTATTCCGGTCACCCGGTTTGTGCGGCTGCCGCCCTTGCCAATCTTGAGATCATCGAACGCGAAGGCCTTGTCGACCGGGTCAAGAATGACATTGGCCCCTACCTCAAAGAGCGCTGGTTGAAGCTGGTCGAGCACGAACTCGTCGGCGAAGCCCGCATGACCGGGCTGGTTGGCGCGTTGGAACTGGTTCCCGACAAGAACAACCTCACCAAGAAATTCTCCGACGTTGGTGTGCCCGGAAATCTCTGCCGCGACATTTCCTTCGAACACGGCATGGTCATGCGCGCGGTCCGCGACAGCATGATCATCTCCCCGCCGCTGGTCCTGTCACACGAGGAAGCCGATCACCTGGTAGCAACAGCTGAGAAAACGCTGAACGATACCTATCGGATTCTGAAACGGGACGGTTGGCTGAGCTAA
- a CDS encoding LysR family transcriptional regulator, with protein sequence MNVSQLPLNALRAFEASARLGSFTKAGLELRVSQTAVSHQVKSLEAVLGISLFDRLPRGVVLTDEGQTLLPVLNDAFNRMSAALSRFEHGNFQEVLTIGVVSTFANGWLIARLKEFSQIYPDVDVRLKTNNNRADFLEDGLDYFIRFGDGAWHSTNAIPLIEAPLSPICASDLARDLKEPSDLKSLPLLRSYRHDEWSRWFQAAGVEPPAPRGWVFDSSIAMAGAAAQGVGVALVPVAMFQEELSSGQLVQPFPQSVSLGRYWLTWLKSRKETGAMRQFRDWIAVSTSID encoded by the coding sequence ATGAACGTATCGCAACTGCCGCTCAATGCTCTGCGCGCTTTTGAGGCGTCTGCCCGGCTTGGCAGCTTTACCAAGGCGGGTCTGGAACTCAGGGTGTCTCAGACCGCTGTTAGCCATCAGGTCAAATCGCTGGAAGCCGTCCTTGGGATTTCATTGTTCGACCGTTTGCCGCGCGGAGTGGTGCTGACCGATGAAGGACAGACATTGCTGCCAGTTTTAAACGATGCGTTCAATCGGATGAGCGCAGCGCTGAGCCGGTTCGAACACGGTAATTTCCAAGAGGTTTTGACAATCGGCGTTGTTTCGACCTTTGCCAATGGCTGGCTGATCGCCCGGCTGAAAGAGTTCTCGCAAATCTATCCGGACGTGGATGTCCGCTTGAAAACAAACAACAACCGTGCAGATTTTTTGGAAGACGGTCTCGATTATTTCATCCGTTTCGGTGATGGCGCTTGGCACAGCACCAATGCCATACCGCTCATCGAAGCGCCCTTGTCTCCAATTTGTGCATCTGACCTGGCGCGGGATCTGAAGGAGCCTTCGGACCTGAAGTCCTTACCACTGCTGCGGTCTTACCGTCATGACGAGTGGAGCCGATGGTTTCAGGCAGCAGGTGTTGAGCCGCCCGCCCCGAGAGGATGGGTGTTTGATTCTTCAATCGCAATGGCAGGGGCTGCCGCCCAAGGGGTCGGTGTTGCTTTGGTACCAGTGGCAATGTTTCAGGAAGAACTGAGTTCAGGTCAATTGGTGCAGCCGTTTCCGCAGTCGGTATCTCTGGGGCGTTATTGGCTGACCTGGCTCAAGTCCCGGAAAGAGACAGGAGCGATGCGGCAGTTCAGAGACTGGATCGCAGTCAGTACATCTATAGATTGA
- the bla gene encoding class A beta-lactamase — protein MMFRKPLSLGAAALLLALIGVPPALATEFNPAPLQKAANEIENRLKTRIGIAVYDPENAIEWDYNGDQRFPMNSTMKAFACATLLHQVDTGKSDLGQPVAIEEDMIVKHSPVTKDHIGSSNLTYADLCEATVTTSDNTAANLVLQELGGPAGLTAFMRSVGDQITRLDRYEPTLNEGTPGDPRDTTTPRAAAETLYKLVFSNALSDASRNKLAGWLEGNLVGDSTLRAGLPEGWRIGDKTGAGAYGSRGNIAIIWPPNRKPLALVVYLTENKAAFKVRNKAIAEVGAAFARSLEATH, from the coding sequence ATGATGTTTCGAAAACCGCTCTCACTTGGCGCAGCAGCGCTTCTGCTTGCCCTGATTGGAGTGCCGCCAGCCCTTGCTACCGAGTTCAACCCCGCCCCCCTCCAAAAGGCTGCAAACGAAATTGAAAACAGGTTGAAAACCCGCATCGGGATCGCAGTCTATGATCCGGAAAATGCGATTGAGTGGGACTATAATGGCGACCAGCGCTTTCCCATGAACAGCACCATGAAGGCGTTTGCCTGCGCTACTCTCCTTCACCAGGTCGACACCGGCAAAAGCGATCTTGGTCAGCCGGTTGCGATTGAAGAAGACATGATCGTCAAACATTCGCCGGTGACGAAGGACCACATTGGCTCTTCAAATCTAACCTATGCGGACCTGTGTGAAGCCACCGTCACGACCAGCGACAACACGGCTGCGAATCTTGTTCTTCAAGAACTCGGCGGACCTGCCGGATTGACGGCCTTTATGCGATCGGTCGGCGATCAAATAACCCGGCTTGATCGCTACGAACCAACACTTAATGAAGGAACACCGGGCGATCCACGGGATACGACCACACCACGTGCGGCGGCAGAAACACTGTATAAACTGGTCTTTTCAAATGCCTTGTCAGATGCGTCCCGCAACAAACTCGCCGGTTGGCTTGAAGGCAATTTGGTCGGCGATTCCACACTCCGTGCCGGCCTACCGGAAGGGTGGAGGATTGGCGACAAGACCGGCGCCGGTGCCTATGGATCGCGCGGCAACATAGCGATCATCTGGCCGCCAAACCGCAAACCTCTCGCACTCGTGGTGTATCTGACGGAAAACAAGGCTGCCTTTAAGGTCCGCAACAAGGCAATTGCCGAAGTTGGTGCCGCTTTTGCTAGGTCACTGGAGGCTACACACTAA
- a CDS encoding YciI family protein: MLFSILIYNDESFADALSKAEMDELMSKHGDFHRHTKTDKSFGAAVKLMSTGTAVTMHRENDDVLVTDGPFAETKEQFLGFYLVDYPTLNEAMEAVKLLPIEYGRVEVRPVEFFEGADYKNGERMVVNEAFLEDVDSMPEQV; encoded by the coding sequence ATGCTTTTTTCGATCCTGATTTACAATGATGAGAGCTTCGCAGATGCTCTCAGCAAGGCCGAAATGGATGAGCTGATGAGCAAACACGGCGATTTTCACCGTCACACCAAAACCGACAAAAGTTTTGGCGCAGCGGTCAAACTGATGTCGACCGGAACTGCCGTGACGATGCATCGAGAGAACGACGATGTGCTGGTGACTGACGGCCCATTTGCGGAGACCAAGGAACAGTTTCTTGGTTTTTATCTGGTCGATTATCCGACCCTCAATGAGGCTATGGAAGCGGTGAAGTTGTTGCCGATTGAATATGGCAGAGTTGAAGTCAGGCCGGTCGAGTTTTTTGAAGGCGCTGACTACAAAAATGGCGAGCGAATGGTCGTGAACGAGGCCTTTCTGGAAGATGTCGATTCCATGCCCGAGCAGGTTTAA